The stretch of DNA GCAGCCCATTCATATGCGGCAGTACCAGCAACATTGTAATCGTAACGAGATGAAATATGATTTAACCTTAATGCTCCACCTTGACCGGGGCCATCAATAGCAAGGAGAGCAATTCCCCGTTCATTTAACAGCTGGGCAGGACCAAAATAAAGTTCCTCAGCTGTCGAATCGAGGCCGCCGAACATAACCACTAATGGAGAATCTTTTTTACCTGGGACAGCGAAAAAGTATCCAGGCAGAAACGAGTTTTCATAGGGGATTTGGACTGCCATTGGAGGGTTATCCAGCATTTCCGCGCCTTTTCTAAAGGATTCTACACCTTTTAAATAGGTTGGTATTTTTCTAGGATCATCCGGCTGAAGGAAAAACTCAGCGGTTCTGATATAATTGGATGCCCGCAAATAAGCTGCTCTCGCTGTTTCAATCTGCTCTTGGTCCTGGGCTTCATTGGCAACAGCAAGTGTACGGTTACCAGCGCCCATCCATGCATGATGAAAACTCTCCGTATTCCCAAGAGTAATATTGCCCGCTGCTTCTAAGATTTCATTCACTTCACCGCCGCCAAAATGGGCTTGGCTAAACATCCTTACAATTTGGTAAGACCACATATAATGTTCAGGGAAATAATGCCACATATCTACTACACTCCAAATTCTTTAAATTTTTCCAATGGCTTTACTAGATGGTCTCTGTCATTTTAACGAGACTTTGTGCAACAATGGCATTCGGGTTATTCTCTTTTGGCAACCTGCCTTCTAATTGCAATAGTTCCCAGTTAACCAAAGTGTTTGAATTATCGACCACAAATTTACAACGTTCAAATCGCCTGTCCATGAATTCGTCTAAAATGTCTGATACTGGATTATCACTTTGTAGCAATTCTGCTAAAACAAGGGCATCCTCAATCGCCATCGCTGCCCCCTGTGCTAAATGGGGAACGGTTGCATGGGCAGCGTCTCCAATTAGAAGTACGCGTTCCCGATGCCAAGGCTTCTCGACAATTAGGGTTTCGAGCGGTCGATAAACCACTTCTTTTGGATCGGTAATTTGTTCACTTAATTCTGCGATTAAGCCTCCAAATTCTTGAAATGCCTCACGCATAAGAACATCCAGTTGATCCTCTTGCTTCCATGGGTTTCCTGGTTCTGCTGTAACAACAAAAACATAACAACTATCCTTGGTCATGGGAACAATACCAGCTTTAGCTTTCCGTCCATAAAACATCGTAATGTTATCGAGATCAGATGGACGTTTCAGGGTATAACGCCAGACAGCCTGTCCGACAAAGCTTGGTTCAATTTCGCCAAACACCAAGTTACGAACCTTTGATCTAACTCCATCGGATCCAACTACAAGATCATAGGTCCCTGAGGTACCATCGGTGAATTTTGTATAGACAAAGCTGCCCGCATTTTCAATTGCTTCAACAGTGGTGCCCATTCGAATCTTCGTTCCATTATTAATAGCAGCTTGCAGCAATATTTCGTGAAAGTCCCTTCTCGGAATACCTCCCGTCATATTGAACTGTCCGGATGGATGAATAGGTGCATCAAAGATCATATTTCCCTGT from Neobacillus sp. CF12 encodes:
- a CDS encoding prolyl oligopeptidase family serine peptidase, producing MWHYFPEHYMWSYQIVRMFSQAHFGGGEVNEILEAAGNITLGNTESFHHAWMGAGNRTLAVANEAQDQEQIETARAAYLRASNYIRTAEFFLQPDDPRKIPTYLKGVESFRKGAEMLDNPPMAVQIPYENSFLPGYFFAVPGKKDSPLVVMFGGLDSTAEELYFGPAQLLNERGIALLAIDGPGQGGALRLNHISSRYDYNVAGTAAYEWAAQNLDIDPNRVGIMAVSMGGYMAARSAAFEPRFKACAVWGAVYDYQSVWAKRPDNHPLAKILQHVVGTESMDEARKKLDLFNLKGVAEKISMPTYIIHGEDDRQVSVENAYNLYNDLTCPRWLKIVPKSSPGSAHCQVDNVTETYEMYDWLKLQLNA
- a CDS encoding FAD-dependent monooxygenase, yielding MSNVKKVLIVGGGIGGLATAIALQKAGIETEIVEKQKEWNVYGVGIILQSNALRAIDALGISEEFLAVGTTHSALHIRDSQGNMIFDAPIHPSGQFNMTGGIPRRDFHEILLQAAINNGTKIRMGTTVEAIENAGSFVYTKFTDGTSGTYDLVVGSDGVRSKVRNLVFGEIEPSFVGQAVWRYTLKRPSDLDNITMFYGRKAKAGIVPMTKDSCYVFVVTAEPGNPWKQEDQLDVLMREAFQEFGGLIAELSEQITDPKEVVYRPLETLIVEKPWHRERVLLIGDAAHATVPHLAQGAAMAIEDALVLAELLQSDNPVSDILDEFMDRRFERCKFVVDNSNTLVNWELLQLEGRLPKENNPNAIVAQSLVKMTETI